Proteins encoded within one genomic window of Gasterosteus aculeatus chromosome 18, fGasAcu3.hap1.1, whole genome shotgun sequence:
- the cdc42bpb gene encoding serine/threonine-protein kinase MRCK beta isoform X2 has protein sequence MSAQARLKRLEELLLEQKAAGCLSVEALLDLLLCFYTEVSHSPLKREKHVTDFLEWVKPFTTTVKDMRLHRDDFEMLKVIGRGAFGEVAVVKMKHTERVYAMKILNKWEMLKRAETACFREERDVLVKGDSQWITTLHYAFQDDNYLYLVMDYYVGGDLLTLLSKFEDRLPEDMSKFYVAEMVLAVHSIHQQRYIHRDIKPDNVLLDVNGHIRLADFGSCLRMMEDGTVQSSVAVGTPDYISPEILQAMEDGMGRYGPECDWWSLGVCVYEMLYGETPFYAESLVETYGKIMNHEERFQFPSHGTDVSEDAKDLIQRLLCSRERRLGLNGISDFKSHAFFSGIDWENIRSAEAPYIPDVSSPTDTSNFDVDDDVLKNPEISPPMSHSGFTGQHLPFVGFTYTTDSCFADRSSVRQTGLGQEEAGAGGGGQEVEAFERRIRRLEQEKQELNRKLQESTQALQAPPRGGTLTRDKEIKKLNEEIERLKKKLADSDRLEHQLEEAVTLRQDYESSASKLKSLERQVKTLRQEKEEVHKQLADSLERLRSHGKELKEAHAQRKVALQEFSDLSERMVDLRSSKQRLSRQLRDKEEEMDTLLQKMDAMRQEIRKTEKNRKELEGQLDDAKAEAQKEKKLREHIEVHSKQLETELQNLKAQQGRGAVAGGADFQQELSRMKADLDTKSLFYEEELLRRDSSHSSEIKKLRKDLQESEGAQLTANKELLQLREKLDKAKRDRQAEMDEAVSVVKEKSEREKNLLTEENRKLTAETDKLCSFVDQLTAQNRQLEDDLQDLSSKKESVAHWEAQIAEIIQWVSDEKDARGYLQALATKMTEELETLRSSSLGPRTLDPLWKVRRSQKLDMSARLELQSALDAEIRAKQMVQEELRKVKAANINMESKLKESEERSREMGEQVESLKKEMEDSRSRSDKGLKLPDFQDSIFEYFNTSPLAPDLTFRTTDIDSTPLKSEATPPSPSTTSEQEEVKAASVPASPSPTYQSSALTTPKPKAHQLSIKTFSSPTQCTHCTSLMVGLLRQGYACEVCSFICHVSCKDHAPLVCPIPAEHTKRPQGIDVQRGIGTAYKGYVRIPKPSGVKKGWQRAFALVSDCKLFLYDVPEGKSTQPGVGASLVLDLRDEEFSVSSVLASDVIHATRKDIPCIFRVSSSQLISQLSAVSLLVLAESEVEKRKWVRILEGLQGILTKNLLKNQQVHILHEAYDASLPLIKTALSAAVLDRERIALGTEDGLFVVEVTRDVIVRAADSKKIHQIDLIPKEKIVALLCGRNRHVHLHHWGALEGAESAFDLKLTDTKGCQALTTGVLRPGGPSCLLAAVKRQVLCYEISRVKPYHKKLWEVQAPGGVQWLGMVRDRLCVGYPSGFALLALQGESSPISLVNPADPSLAFLAQQSLDALHALQVGPTELLLCFSQLGVYVDGQGRRSRTQELMWPATPLACSSNSTHLTVYSENGLDVFDIHTTEWVQTISLRKIRPLNIEGTLNLLSSEPPRLIYFSNTSSERDLTIPETSDQSRKLMVRTRSKRKFLFKVPEEERLQQRREMLRDPELRSKMISNPTNFNHVAHMGPGDGMQVLMDLPLVGDVISFSPSTSPSPSSYRHSLISPPSNFEHVYHMTSVSAGAFLQKDASSCSSSQQSLLQPSSSSSSSPSTSSLGMSVMPSSQDDPVKDKPRPLSSISRQQRSKTHITRTASDFGGGASSRSVSELDPDLDREPDSDSTKHSTPSNSSNPSSPPSPNSPHRSQLTLDGLEMDP, from the exons ATGTCGGCTCAGGCCCGTCTGAagcggctggaggagctgctgctggagcagaagGCTGCGGGCTGTTTGAGTGTGGAGGCGCTGCTCgacctgctgctctgcttctaCACGGAGGTCTCACACTCTCCGCTGAAGAGGGAGAAGCACGTCACCGACTTCCTGGAGTGGG TGAAGCCGTTCACCACCACAGTGAAGGACATGCGGCTGCACAGAGACGACTTCGAGATGCTGAAGGTGATTGGACGCGGAGCTTTTGGAGAG GTCGCCGTGGTGAAGATGAAGCACACAGAGAGAGTTTACGCCATGAAGATCCTCAATAAGTGGGAGATGCTGAAGAGAgctgag ACGGCGTGTTTCAGAGAAGAACGTGACGTGCTGGTGAAAGGAGACAGCCAGTGGATCACTACCCTGCACTACGCCTTCCAGGACGACAACTACCTG TACCTGGTGATGGATTACTACGTGGGGGGGGACCTGCTGACACTGCTCAGTAAATTTGAGGATCGTCTTCCAGAGGACATGTCCAAGTTCTACGTTGCTGAGATGGTGCTCGCCGTCCACTCCATCCACCAGCAGCGCTACATCCACAG AGACATTAAACCGGACAATGTCCTGCTGGATGTCAACGGTCACATTCGCCTGGCTGACTTCGGGTCTTGTCTCCGTATGATGGAGGACGGCACG GTGCAGTCCTCCGTAGCCGTGGGTACTCCGGACTACATCTCCCCAGAGATTCTGCAGGCCATGGAGGACGGGATGGGGCGCTACGGTCCAGAGTGTGACTGGTGGTCTCTGGGAGTCTGCGTGTACGAGATGCTCTACGGAGAGACGCCCTTCTACGCTGAGTCTCTGGTTGAGACCTACGGCAAGATCATGAACCATGAG GAGCGTTTCCAGTTCCCCTCCCATGGGACCGACGTGTCCGAGGACGCCAAGGACCTGATCCAGCGTCTGCTCTGCTCTCGGGAACGCCGACTCGGCCTCAACGGGATCTCTGACTTCAAGAGCCACGCCTTCTTCAGTGGCATCGACTGGGAGAACATCCGATCCGCTGAGGCCCCGTACATCCCTGACGTGTCCTCGCCCACCGACACCTCCAACTTCGACGTGGACGACGACGTCCTCAAGAATCCG GAGATCAGCCCTCCGATGTCTCACAGCGGTTTCACTGGTCAGCACCTCCCATTTGTCGGCTTTACTTACACCACTGACAGCTGCTTCGCAGACCGCAGCTCCGTCAGGCAGACCGGCCTTGgccaggaggaggcgggggcgggaggaggagggcaggaggtggaggcctTCGAGAGGAGGATTCGCCGACTGGAGCAAGAGAAGCAGGAGCTGAACCGCAAACTCCAGG aGTCAACTCAGGCCCTGCAGGCTCCACCCCGAGGGGGAACTCTTACCCGAGACAAGGAGATCAAGAAGCTAAACGAGGAGATTGAACGTCTTAAGAAGAAGCTGGCAG ACTCTGATCGGCTGGAGCACCAGCTAGAGGAGGCTGTCACACTCCGACAGGACTACGAGAGCTCTGCTTCCAAACTGAAGAGCCTGGAGAGGCAGGTGAAGACTCTGAgacaggagaaagaagaagttCACAAG CAGCTGGCCGACTCCCTGGAGCGTCTGAGGAGTCACGGCAAGGAGCTCAAAGAGGCTCACGCACAGAGGAAAGTGGCCCTGCAAGAGTTCTCCGATCTGTCGGAGAGGATGGTCGACCTGCGCTCCTCCAAACAGCGTCTGTCCCGTCAGCTccgagacaaagaggaggagatggacacGCTCCTGCAGAAGATGGACGCCATGAGACAGGAGATCCGTAAGACTGAGAAGAACCGCAAGGAG CTGGAGGGTCAGCTGGACGATGCCAAAGCAGAAgcgcagaaggagaagaagttaAGGGAGCACATTGAGGTTCACTCCAAACAGCTGGAGACGGAGCTGCAGAAcctgaag GCCCAGCAGGGTCGGGGAGCAGTCGCCGGCGGGGCGGACTTCCAGCAGGAGCTGTCCCGTATGAAAGCCGATCTGGATACAAAGAGTCTGTTCtacgaggaggagctgctgaggaGAGACTCGTCCCACTCCTCCGAGATCAAGAAGCTCCGCAAAGACCTGCAAGAGTCGGAGGGGGCGCAGCTCACCGCCAacaaggagctgctgcagctacgAGAGAAACTGGACAAGGCCAAGAGGGACCG ACAAGCCGAGATGGATGAAGCTGTTTCAGTTGTAAAAGAGAAATCTGAACGGGAGAAAAACCTTTTGACCGAAGAAAACCGAAAACTTACGGCTGAAACAGACAAG CTCTGCTCCTTCGTGGATCAGCTGACTGCTCAGAACCGTCAGCTAGAGGACGACCTGCAGGACCTGTCCTCTAAGAAGGAGAGCGTAGCTCACTGGGAGGCGCAGATCGCAGAGATCATCCAGTG GGTGAGCGATGAGAAGGACGCTCGAGGATACCTTCAGGCTCTGGCCACCAAGATGACAGAAGAGCTGGAAACACTCCGCAGCTCCAGTCTAGGACCCAGAACTCTG gaccccCTGTGGAAGGTGCGGCGCAGTCAGAAGTTGGACATGTCTGCTCGTCTGGAGCTGCAGTCGGCTCTGGATGCTGAGATCAGAGCCAAGCAGATGGTTCAGGAGGAGCTGCGCAAAGTCAAGGCTGCCAACATTAACatggaaag TAAGCTAAAGGAGTCTGAGGAGAGGAGTCGGGAGATGGGGGAGCAGGTGGAGAGTCtgaagaaggagatggaggacagCCGCTCCCGCTCGGACAAAG gtctGAAGCTTCCAGACTTTCAAGACtccatttttgaatatttcaacaCGTCTCCTCTGGCTCCTGATCTCACCTTCAGA ACCACGGACATTGACTCCACCCCCCTAAAATCGGAGGCCACGCCCCCGTCACCCTCCACCACCTCAGAGCAGGAG GAAGTAAAAGCTGCGTCCGTCCCAGCGAGCCCCTCCCCCACTTACCAGAGCTCAGCACTGACCACGCCAAAG CCCAAAGCTCACCAGCTGAGCATCAAGACCTTCTCCAGCCCCACTCAGTGCACACACTGCACCTCCCTGATGGTCGGACTCCTCCGACAAGGATACGCCTgtgaag TCTGCTCCTTCATCTGTCACGTTTCCTGTAAAGACCACGCCCCCTTGGTCTGTCCAATCCCAGCCGAGCACACCAAGAGGCCACAGGGCATAGACGTCCAGAGAGGCATTGGCACCGCCTACAAGGGCTACGTCAGA ATCCCCAAACCCAGCGGTGTGAAGAAGGGATGGCAGCGCGCCTTCGCCTTGGTCTCTGACTGTAAGCTGTTCCTCTACGACGTCCCGGAGGGGAAGTCGACACAGCCGGGGGTTGGTGCTAGTCTGGTTCTGGATCTCAG AGACGAGGAGTTTTCCGTCAGCTCAGTCTTGGCGTCGGATGTGATCCACGCCACCAGAAAGGATATCCCCTGCATCTTTAGG GTGTCGTCGTCACAACTGATCTCACAGCTCTCGGCAGTGTCTCTGCTGGTGCTGGCGGAGAGCGAGGTGGAGAAAAGGAAGTGGGTCCGGATCCTGGAGGGTCTGCAGGGCATCCTGACCAAGAACCTCCTGAAAAACCAACAGGTCCACATCCTGCACGAGGCCTACGACGCATCGCTGCCCCTCATCAAGACTGCGCTGTCTGCTGCTGTCCTTG ACCGGGAGAGGATCGCTTTGGGAACCGAAGACGGGCtgtttgtggtggaggtcaCCAGAGAtg TGATCGTACGGGCAGCGGACAGCAAGAAGATTCATCAGATCGATTTGATCCCGAAGGAGAAGATCGTTGCTCTTCTCTGCGGTCGGAATCGCCACGTTCACCTCCACCACTGGGGGGCGCTGGAGGGAGCAGAGTCCGCCTTCGACCTCAAGCTGACTGACACCAAAGGCTGCCAGGCTCTGACAACGGGGGTGCTGCGACCCGGAGGCCCATCCTGCCTGCTGGCTGCTGTCAAACGTCAG GTTCTGTGCTACGAGATCTCCCGGGTGAAACCCTACCACAAGAAGCTGTGGGAGGTGCAGGCCCCCGGCGGGGTGCAGTGGTTGGGCATGGTCAGGGACCGGCTGTGCGTGGGTTATCCTTCGGGCTTCGCTCTGCTGGCCCTGCAGGGGGAGTCGTCCCCCATCAGCCTGGTGAACCCGGCCGACCCGTCGCTCGCCTTTTTGGCTCAGCAGTCGCTGGACGCCCTCCACGCCCTGCAGGTGGGCCCCACCGAACTGCTGCTGTGCTTCAGCCAGCTCGGAGTCTACGTGGACGGGCAAGGCCGCCGCTCCAGGACCCAGGAGCTGATGTGGCCCGCCACGCCGCTGGCATGCA gCTCCAACTCCACCCACTTGACCGTCTACAGTGAGAATGGACTGGACGTTTTCGACATTCACACCACCGAGTGGGTCCAGACCATCTCCCTCCGCAAG ATCAGACCTCTGAATATTGAAGGGACTTTGAACCTGCTGAGCTCAGAACCTCCTCGACTCATCTACTTCAGCAACACCTCCTCAG AGCGAGACCTCACCATCCCGGAGACGTCGGACCAGAGCAGGAAGTTGATGGTTCGAACGCGCAGCAAGAGGAAGTTCCTGTTTAAGGTTCCAGAGGAGGAGCGTCTTCAGCAAAGGAG GGAGATGCTGAGGGATCCGGAGCTCAGATCAAAGATGATCTCCAATCCCACTAACTTTAACCACGTGGCCCACATGGGACCAGGAGACGGCATGCAGGTCCTCATGGACCTCCCTCTG GTCGGTGATGtcatctccttctccccctctacctctccatctccctcttccTACCGTCACTCCctcatctctcccccctccaacTTTGAGCATGTCTATCACATGACGTCGGTGTCGGCCGGTGCCTTCTTGCAGAAAGAcgcctcctcttgctcctcctcccagcagagcctcctgcagccttcctcctcctcttcctcctccccctcaaccTCCTCTCTGGGAATG agtgtgaTGCCTTCCTCTCAAGATGACCCAGTTAAagataagccccgcccactttcCAGCATCTCCCGACAACAGAGGAGTAAGACTCACATCACACGCACAgcttcag ATTTTGGGGGAGGAGCTTCATCGCGCAGCGTCTCTGAACTGGACCCGGACCTGGACCGAGAG CCGGACTCTGACTCCACCAAACACTCGACCCCATCCAACAGCTCTAatcccagcagcccccccagTCCCAACTCCCCCCACCGCAGCCAGCTCACCCTGGATGGCCTTGAGATGGATCCGTGA